One Candidatus Methylomirabilis sp. genomic window carries:
- a CDS encoding HAD family phosphatase, whose amino-acid sequence MTTTLKALIFDFNGTLCLDEPLVLNLYQRVLAEEGVTLPAAAYEAGYLGLSDTAVLAKALAAAGRQAAVAKVAAMVARKSRYYLEAVAARPPLAPGAADLVRAVSRQYRLAVASGAPRREIEWVLRQAGLRDRFAALVAMEDTERGKPHPAPFLRALAGINGGARRVDQVQAAECLVLEDSLEGIRGAKAAGMRVIGVASTYAVERLAAEADRAVPALADLAPEELGRWFASLGEAPGAV is encoded by the coding sequence ATGACCACGACCCTGAAGGCCCTCATCTTCGACTTCAACGGGACGCTCTGCCTCGACGAGCCGCTCGTCCTCAACCTCTACCAGCGCGTCCTGGCCGAGGAGGGGGTGACCCTGCCGGCCGCCGCGTACGAGGCAGGCTACCTGGGCCTGAGCGATACCGCCGTCCTCGCCAAAGCCCTGGCCGCGGCGGGCCGGCAGGCCGCCGTCGCGAAGGTGGCGGCCATGGTGGCGCGCAAGAGCCGCTACTACCTGGAGGCAGTTGCGGCCCGGCCGCCGCTGGCTCCCGGAGCCGCCGACCTCGTCCGCGCGGTCTCCCGCCAGTACCGGCTGGCGGTGGCCTCGGGGGCCCCACGCAGGGAGATCGAGTGGGTGCTGCGCCAGGCGGGTCTCCGGGATCGCTTCGCGGCGCTGGTGGCGATGGAGGATACGGAGCGGGGGAAGCCCCACCCTGCCCCGTTCCTCCGGGCCCTGGCGGGCATCAACGGAGGGGCCCGCCGCGTGGACCAGGTCCAGGCGGCAGAGTGTCTCGTCCTGGAGGACTCGCTCGAGGGGATCCGGGGCGCGAAGGCGGCGGGGATGCGGGTGATCGGGGTGGCCAGCACGTACGCGGTCGAGCGTCTGGCGGCTGAGGCCGACCGCGCCGTCCCGGCGCTGGCCGACCTGGCGCCGGAGGAGCTGGGGCGGTGGTTCGCAAGCCTGGGGGAGGCCCCGGGTGCTGTCTGA
- a CDS encoding glucose 1-dehydrogenase, whose product MRLQGKVAFITGAGMGQGREAAVLFAREGARVIVADINEAAAKETVALVERARGEALAVQGDVGVEADVGRMIGEGVRRFRALHVLYNNAGVLWKDRDRSVLQTTEANWDRVMAINLKGPFFVCKHGIPHLIESGGGSIINVGSVSALCGFTVAQDAYTSAKGALISLTKSLAIQFARQNIRCNIIHPGIIETPMQAPYLADPAKRKSFEEAIPLGRIAQPREIAAVALFLASEESSYITGAEIIADGGFTVQ is encoded by the coding sequence ATGCGACTGCAGGGGAAGGTCGCCTTCATCACCGGGGCCGGGATGGGCCAGGGGCGGGAGGCGGCGGTCCTCTTCGCCCGCGAGGGGGCCCGCGTCATCGTGGCCGATATCAACGAGGCGGCCGCCAAGGAGACGGTGGCGCTCGTGGAACGGGCGCGGGGAGAAGCGCTCGCGGTCCAGGGGGATGTGGGGGTTGAGGCGGATGTCGGGCGGATGATCGGGGAGGGGGTGCGTCGCTTCCGGGCCCTGCATGTCCTCTACAACAACGCCGGCGTCCTCTGGAAGGATCGGGACCGGTCCGTCCTGCAGACCACGGAGGCCAACTGGGACCGGGTGATGGCCATCAACCTCAAGGGGCCCTTCTTCGTCTGCAAGCACGGGATTCCGCACCTCATCGAGAGCGGGGGGGGCTCCATCATCAATGTGGGGTCCGTCTCGGCCCTCTGCGGATTCACCGTCGCGCAGGACGCCTACACCTCGGCCAAGGGGGCCCTCATCTCCCTCACAAAGTCGCTGGCCATCCAGTTCGCCAGGCAGAACATCCGGTGCAACATCATCCACCCCGGCATCATCGAGACCCCCATGCAGGCCCCCTACCTGGCCGATCCGGCCAAGCGGAAGTCGTTCGAGGAGGCCATTCCCCTGGGGCGCATCGCGCAGCCCCGGGAGATCGCCGCTGTGGCCCTCTTCCTGGCCTCGGAGGAGTCCTCCTACATCACGGGGGCCGAGATCATCGCCGACGGCGGCTTCACGGTGCAGTAG